The segment GTCAACTGTTTGGCCAAGCAGGTCAGTCTCAGCAAATTCACCAACTTAAAAGTCAGATAGAGAAACTCGAAGTAGAAATTATACAGCTGCGAACAAATGTATTTAGTTCAGAAGAAAAAATTACATTAGAGCAACAAATTGAGCAGCTCACTAATCAACTGGCTACTCAAGGAGGGATACATGAAATTGCAGTAAATCTTATAGATCCCGATCCGGCTCAACCGAGACAAACGTTTCCTCAATTAGTAATCCAAGAACGAGCAGAGAGTCTGCGTCGGCAAGGTCAGCAAAACCCAATAGTGCTTATTCCACAAATTGATGGACGCTACAAAATATTTGATGGAGAACTCAGATGGAGGTCGGCTCCACTTGCTGGAATGACAAAACTGAAAGCTGTCTTTCTACCTAAAGAAGAAACTTCAGATGAAGTCGTAGTTTTTGAGGGTCAACTGGTAAGTAGTATTCACTCACAAAAACTTCATGACCTTGACTTAGCAACTGCCCTTATTCGATTAATTATTTATAAATATCCCGATCTGATCGGAAGAGAAGACGAGATTCCAAAGTTTTTGAATGCTTTCATTAACCGGCTAGTCCGTAGCAAGAAGCTTCAATATCTCGCACTGATTAAAGATTCTGATTTGATGACACAACAAGAATGGCTAGAAACATCTGATTTCAAGGAACATGAGGAACATGAGATTGTCTCAGTTTTGTTAGGACTACAACTCAATCCGGTATCGATTAATAACAATATCTTTCCTCTTCTTAAAGTGACAGAAGACCTCAAAAATGTCATTCGCTCTGAAGGGTTAGAAACCAGCAAAGTAAGAGAACTCAATAAGTTATCCTCTGAACAGATGAAGATTGATGAATCTAAAGCTCTGATGATTCGTACTCAGGTAACTCATCGAGTCATCGAAGAAAAACTATCATTGAGCCAAACTAAAACACTAGTTAAGCAAACCCTAGAGCAGTATAGTGCTTCTAATTCTGAAGCCAAGCAGAACAAACAGATGGACAAAACTATTAAGGATATCCAGTCAATAAATTTAAAAATATTGGAACAGACACGACTTATTAAACTACGCCAAGTCCTTCAGGAAAAGCTCGATGAGATTAAAACCCTGATGTAGTAAGCAGTTTTTGTAATATATATCCCGGACAAAGTGAGTTACCAAGTCAAGGTGTCATCTACTTTGTTCTAAACGTTTTTGCTCACCTCGTTGATAATAGGTATAACCAGCATCGCTTTACTGCGAAAGCTACCGCCCTCCTCAAGCAGCCAAAAGATCGGTAGTCCCACTTAAGAAAAGGAAGCCTAGAGCTATGACATATAGGAGTGATGAAGGGAAATTAGGGTGAGTTTTAGATGACACTAATGCTGGGTGTACTATATAGTATTTATGTACTATAATCAATGAACTTTTAGGCTTATAATCATGTGCGGCATATTCTAACAGGCAATGTCCACTCCCCCTAATCTTTCCCCTCAACAAGTAACTGCTTTTCCTCAACACGAAACAATCACCGGAGTCGTAGAACGTTTAACTTTTTACTCTGCTGAATCGGGTTACACTGTGGCAAGGCTGACGCGCCCCCGAAGCACCGAACTCACAACAATTGTTGGCAGCTTTGTTAACATCCAGCCAGGGCAAACTTTACAGCTAACTGGTTTCTGGCGTGACCATCCTCAGTTTGGGCCACAATTCCAAGTAGTCAACTACAAAGAAACCAAACCAGCTACTCTTACAGGGATTGAGAAATATTTGGGCAGTGGACTCATAAAAGGTGTTGGCCCAGTCACAGCAAGACGGATTGTTGCCCACTTCGGGCTAGAAACCCTGGACATTATCGAAAACCAGATTGAGCGACTGATTGAAGTTCAAGGTATCGCTAAAAAACGGATTACTTTAATCAAAAACGCTTGGTCAACCCAAAAAGCTATCAAAGAAGTGATGGTGTTTCTCCAAGGACATGGCGTTTCTACCACTTATGCTGTGAAGATTTACAAGCAATATAAGGATGAGGCAATCGCTACAGTCACTAAAAACCCTTATCAGCTAGCAGCCGACATCTACGGGATTGGTTTTTTAACTGCTGACAAGATTGCGAGGAATATAGGAATTGCCCCAGACTCAGAATTTCGTTATCGTGCAGGAATTATCCACTGTTTAAGTGAAGCTGCCGAAGATGGTCATTGTTACCTGCCACAAAGCGAACTGATTGAGTCAGTAATTAAACTGCTGACTACTGAATCTCATCAGCCTACTGAAGAAGCAATTGCACAAATCATCAAAGACATGGCTTTAACAGATGAACTGATTAAAGAGTGGGATGAGGAAAAAACCTTACTTTGTTATAAGCCGACTTACTTTCATACAGAACAGAATTTAGCTCAACTGATACGCCAACGGTTAGAAAAGCCTGTTGGTACTGACATTGAGCGTGTGCGTGATTGGATTGACCGTTTTACCGCTAGCCGGAAAATCCAGCTTTCAGAACAGCAACGCCAAGCAGTAGAAACAGCAGCCTATTCCAAAATCATGATCCTCACTGGTGGCCCTGGCGTTGGAAAGACCTTTACAACTCACACAATTGTCAGTTTGTGGAAAGCGATGGGGAAATCTATTGCCCTGGCTGCACCTACGGGACGGGCTGCTCAACGCTTAGGTGAAATGACTGGGCTAGAAGCCAAAACCATACATCGATTGTTAGAATTTGACCCCCGTTCAAGGGGTTTCAAGCGCGATAGCGAAAATCCTTTACCCTACACAGCAATTATCGCTGATGAAGCATCAATGCTTGATTTGTTTCTGGCTTACTCCTTGGTTAAAGCAGTATTAGCTGGCGCTCTACTATTATTGGTAGGTGACATTGACCAGTTACCATCTGTGGGGCCAGGTCAAATACTTGCTGATCTGATTAATTCTGGTTGCGTGCCAGTAGTGCGGTTAACTCAGGTATTCCGCCAAGCTCAAACAAGTGCAATTATCACTGCTGCTCACCAAATTAATCGAGGAATTTATCCCACAATTGAGCCTATATCTGATAATCCCATGTCCGATTGTATTTGGCATGGCGGCGGACATCAGCCCGAACATGGTGTACAGGCAATCTGCGAATTGATTACAGACTTGCTTCCCGGCTTAGGTTTTAATCCTGCCACTGATGTCCAAGTGCTTTGCCCGATGACACGGGGAGTTGTGGGTACTCGCAATCTTAACACCGTGTTACAGCAGTTGATTAATCCACCCACCCCCGACAAGGTGGAGATTAACAGAGGTGGGAATTTATTACGCGAGGGCGATCGGATTATTCAGCTAACCAACGACTACAACCGAGAAGTCTTCAACGGCGACTTAGGAATAATCCTCACCATTGATACTGTCGAGCAGGAAGTTACAGTACTGTATGGTGAGCGGACTGTAGTTTACGATTACGCTGACCTGAATGAAATTGCCCTTGCCTGGAGCATTTCTATTCATAAAAGCCAAGGCTCAGAATATCCGGTGATAGTTCTGCCAATCTATATGCAGCACTATATGATGTTAACCCGAAACCTGTTTTACACAGGTATAACTCGTGCCAAGAAGTTAGCGATCGTGGTTGGAGCAAAAAAAGCGATATCTCTGGCGGTACGTTCTACTGATGACCAACAGCGCTACACACGGTTGCAGCAGAGGTTACTTCACGCCGGACTGCATTGATATATCTTGGCTATTAAAAATAGAAAACTTCAATGAACTATTTGATTTATACTTGTGAACTCCTTGATTTTTAAAAAAGCCGAAAAGTTTGTATGTCCAGCCTCAGTTCAGACATGGTTCGCATCTATTTACAAGAAATTGGTCAGTATCCTTTATTAAAGCCAGAGGAAGAAATCGCTTATGGTAGACAGGTACAACAAATGATTGCGATTGAGCAATCTAAAAATGAACTTACTCAACAGCTAGACCGGGAACCAACAATGACAGAATTAGCTAATGCTGTTGAAAAAAATGAAACACAAGTCCGAGCAGCGCTACACCTTGGTCAAAAAGCTAAACAAAAAATGGTGACAGCTAACTTGCGGCTGGTAGTTTCTGTTGCCAAGAAATACCAAAACCGCAATTTAGAATTTCTCGATTTGATCCAAGAAGGAGCAATCGGTTT is part of the Nostoc cf. commune SO-36 genome and harbors:
- the recD2 gene encoding SF1B family DNA helicase RecD2, translating into MSTPPNLSPQQVTAFPQHETITGVVERLTFYSAESGYTVARLTRPRSTELTTIVGSFVNIQPGQTLQLTGFWRDHPQFGPQFQVVNYKETKPATLTGIEKYLGSGLIKGVGPVTARRIVAHFGLETLDIIENQIERLIEVQGIAKKRITLIKNAWSTQKAIKEVMVFLQGHGVSTTYAVKIYKQYKDEAIATVTKNPYQLAADIYGIGFLTADKIARNIGIAPDSEFRYRAGIIHCLSEAAEDGHCYLPQSELIESVIKLLTTESHQPTEEAIAQIIKDMALTDELIKEWDEEKTLLCYKPTYFHTEQNLAQLIRQRLEKPVGTDIERVRDWIDRFTASRKIQLSEQQRQAVETAAYSKIMILTGGPGVGKTFTTHTIVSLWKAMGKSIALAAPTGRAAQRLGEMTGLEAKTIHRLLEFDPRSRGFKRDSENPLPYTAIIADEASMLDLFLAYSLVKAVLAGALLLLVGDIDQLPSVGPGQILADLINSGCVPVVRLTQVFRQAQTSAIITAAHQINRGIYPTIEPISDNPMSDCIWHGGGHQPEHGVQAICELITDLLPGLGFNPATDVQVLCPMTRGVVGTRNLNTVLQQLINPPTPDKVEINRGGNLLREGDRIIQLTNDYNREVFNGDLGIILTIDTVEQEVTVLYGERTVVYDYADLNEIALAWSISIHKSQGSEYPVIVLPIYMQHYMMLTRNLFYTGITRAKKLAIVVGAKKAISLAVRSTDDQQRYTRLQQRLLHAGLH
- a CDS encoding ParB/RepB/Spo0J family partition protein, which translates into the protein MPSKKPVEISQLFGQAGQSQQIHQLKSQIEKLEVEIIQLRTNVFSSEEKITLEQQIEQLTNQLATQGGIHEIAVNLIDPDPAQPRQTFPQLVIQERAESLRRQGQQNPIVLIPQIDGRYKIFDGELRWRSAPLAGMTKLKAVFLPKEETSDEVVVFEGQLVSSIHSQKLHDLDLATALIRLIIYKYPDLIGREDEIPKFLNAFINRLVRSKKLQYLALIKDSDLMTQQEWLETSDFKEHEEHEIVSVLLGLQLNPVSINNNIFPLLKVTEDLKNVIRSEGLETSKVRELNKLSSEQMKIDESKALMIRTQVTHRVIEEKLSLSQTKTLVKQTLEQYSASNSEAKQNKQMDKTIKDIQSINLKILEQTRLIKLRQVLQEKLDEIKTLM